The Gemmatimonadota bacterium genome window below encodes:
- a CDS encoding sialidase family protein: protein MNGTCMQSVLWTSGTEGYDTYRIPAIIVTSRGTVLAFCEGRRNSRSDTGDIDMLVKRSEDGGSTWSGQEVVWNDSGNTCGNPCPVVDRDTGTVWLLMTHNLGIDHESEIIAGTSRGSRTVWVTASDDDGRTWREPREITATAKLPDWTWYATGPGNGIQLASGRLLIPCDHIEAGTNRYYSHVVYSDDHGETWRLGGTTSRDQVNECCVAELESGDVLLNTRNYDRSLRTRQVTVSEDGGMTWRDQRHDDTLIEPICQAALVRYPGRGDRLLFSNPASRDDRRNLTVRLSENAGQSWPHEKVLHPGPAAYSSLAVLSDGTVACLYERGDDNPYETITLARFDLAWLADG, encoded by the coding sequence ATGAACGGAACCTGCATGCAATCCGTCCTCTGGACCAGCGGCACGGAAGGTTATGATACCTACCGCATTCCGGCGATCATCGTAACGAGCCGGGGAACGGTCCTCGCCTTCTGCGAAGGCCGGAGGAACAGCCGAAGCGATACCGGCGATATCGATATGCTGGTGAAGCGCAGCGAGGACGGCGGCAGCACCTGGTCGGGTCAGGAGGTGGTGTGGAACGACTCGGGTAACACCTGCGGCAACCCCTGCCCGGTCGTCGACCGAGATACCGGGACCGTCTGGCTCCTGATGACCCACAACCTGGGCATCGACCATGAATCCGAGATCATCGCCGGAACGAGCCGGGGCTCGCGGACCGTGTGGGTCACGGCCAGCGACGACGACGGACGCACGTGGCGCGAGCCACGGGAGATCACCGCCACCGCCAAGCTTCCGGACTGGACGTGGTACGCCACCGGACCGGGCAACGGGATCCAGCTTGCCTCGGGCCGGCTGCTGATTCCCTGCGACCATATCGAGGCCGGCACAAACCGCTACTATTCCCACGTCGTCTACAGCGACGACCACGGGGAAACCTGGCGACTGGGCGGCACGACCTCGCGAGACCAGGTCAACGAATGCTGCGTCGCCGAACTAGAAAGCGGCGACGTGTTGCTCAACACGCGCAACTACGACCGGTCGCTGCGCACCCGGCAGGTCACCGTCAGCGAGGACGGCGGGATGACCTGGCGGGACCAGCGCCACGACGACACGCTGATCGAACCGATCTGCCAGGCGGCCCTTGTCCGTTACCCCGGCAGGGGCGACCGGCTGCTGTTCTCGAATCCGGCCAGCCGGGACGACCGGCGCAACCTCACCGTGCGTCTTTCCGAGAACGCCGGCCAATCCTGGCCTCATGAGAAGGTGCTGCATCCCGGACCGGCCGCCTATTCGTCCCTGGCCGTGCTTTCGGACGGGACCGTTGCCTGCCTGTACGAGCGGGGAGACGATAATCCCTACGAGACGATCACGCTTGCCCGGTTCGATCTGGCGTGGCTGGCGGATGGGTGA
- a CDS encoding nucleotidyltransferase domain-containing protein, whose protein sequence is MKSAEKDVLRQMVGVIVDEVSPESVILFGSRARGDEKEDSDYDFVVVESMPFGNGRDRRAEATRLWKALAGFGVSKDILVFSRDEGEYWR, encoded by the coding sequence GTGAAATCGGCTGAAAAAGATGTACTCCGCCAGATGGTAGGTGTGATCGTGGATGAAGTCAGTCCCGAGTCGGTTATCCTTTTCGGTTCCCGTGCTCGAGGCGACGAAAAAGAAGATTCCGATTACGATTTTGTAGTGGTGGAATCTATGCCGTTTGGGAATGGGAGAGACCGGCGCGCCGAGGCGACCCGCCTGTGGAAGGCATTGGCTGGATTTGGCGTATCGAAAGATATCCTTGTCTTCAGTCGGGACGAAGGAGAGTATTGGCGC
- a CDS encoding N(4)-(beta-N-acetylglucosaminyl)-L-asparaginase: MPVTRRAFLETSALALTGLAASAKAHAAPVPTNHSAPAPPTIVASRNGIRGVRKAYEMMTTDQSDPLDAVIAGVNIQELDPYDQSVGLGGRPNADGVVTLDASVMHGPTRRAGSVAALEDIASASLVAKAIMDYTDHIMLVGKGAKRFALGMGFKEQNLLSEESRQDWLRWRSQLNPDDDWLDHEDDIVIDRPGGTINMCGVDANGDIGSVTTTSGLSWKIPGRVGDSPIIGTGQYCDNEVGAAGSTGRGEANIKVCGAFLIVEFMRQGKSPQEACLATLERAVAMTEDRLLTDDGRPMFSLNFYAVAKDGRFGGATMYQMPDEYLEYFPGRDSYAVANADGARLVPLAYVYDKSKIPAPTMERLMERVEERKRDREKEEG; encoded by the coding sequence ATGCCTGTTACCCGCCGCGCCTTCCTGGAAACTTCCGCCCTCGCGCTGACCGGCCTCGCCGCGTCCGCGAAGGCCCACGCCGCACCTGTACCCACCAACCACAGCGCACCCGCGCCGCCAACCATTGTCGCGTCTCGCAACGGGATCCGCGGCGTCAGGAAAGCCTACGAGATGATGACGACGGACCAGTCCGACCCGCTCGACGCGGTAATCGCCGGCGTGAACATTCAGGAGCTGGATCCATATGACCAGTCCGTGGGTCTGGGCGGGCGTCCGAACGCGGACGGCGTCGTCACTCTGGACGCGTCCGTCATGCACGGACCCACCCGGCGGGCCGGTTCCGTCGCCGCGCTGGAGGACATCGCCTCGGCGTCGCTGGTGGCCAAGGCGATCATGGATTACACCGACCACATCATGCTGGTCGGCAAGGGCGCGAAGCGCTTCGCCCTGGGCATGGGTTTCAAGGAGCAGAACCTGTTGTCCGAGGAGAGCAGGCAGGACTGGCTGCGCTGGCGGTCACAGCTCAACCCGGACGACGACTGGCTCGACCACGAGGACGATATCGTGATCGATCGTCCGGGCGGCACGATCAACATGTGCGGCGTGGACGCCAACGGTGATATCGGCAGCGTGACGACCACGAGCGGCCTGTCCTGGAAGATCCCGGGCCGCGTGGGCGACAGCCCCATCATCGGCACGGGGCAGTACTGCGACAACGAAGTGGGCGCCGCCGGTTCCACGGGTCGTGGCGAGGCGAACATCAAGGTCTGCGGTGCTTTTCTCATCGTGGAGTTCATGCGGCAGGGCAAATCACCCCAGGAAGCCTGCCTGGCTACGCTCGAACGGGCCGTGGCCATGACGGAGGACCGCCTGCTGACGGACGACGGCCGGCCCATGTTCAGCCTGAACTTCTACGCCGTGGCCAAGGACGGCCGGTTCGGCGGGGCGACCATGTACCAGATGCCGGATGAATACCTGGAGTACTTCCCCGGACGGGACAGTTACGCCGTAGCCAACGCCGACGGCGCCCGGCTGGTACCCCTGGCGTACGTCTATGACAAATCGAAGATTCCCGCGCCGACGATGGAACGTTTGATGGAGCGGGTGGAAGAGAGGAAGAGGGATCGGGAGAAGGAAGAAGGGTAA
- a CDS encoding pentapeptide repeat-containing protein has protein sequence MEKLNREEALARAADTGDLTGVDLGGVDLSEAVLPRVDFRDANLEGTDFTKADLTESEFRDAKMNGADFSGAKMERAVLIGAHIVGARFDGAHLVGAFLNGTTASGASFRKADLRAARIGVPKFQSDDPFAAATSFEGADMTWCLFGEADLTGVDLRNANLSHAHMYETEMRNALLDGADLTEVRLKRQTV, from the coding sequence ATGGAGAAACTGAACAGGGAAGAGGCGCTGGCCCGGGCGGCGGACACGGGCGATCTTACGGGCGTGGACCTGGGCGGCGTGGACCTGTCGGAGGCCGTTCTGCCCCGCGTCGATTTCAGGGACGCCAACCTCGAAGGAACCGATTTCACGAAGGCCGACCTGACCGAGTCGGAGTTTCGCGACGCGAAGATGAACGGCGCGGATTTCTCGGGCGCGAAGATGGAACGGGCCGTGCTCATCGGCGCCCACATCGTGGGGGCAAGGTTCGACGGCGCCCACCTGGTCGGCGCGTTTCTCAACGGCACGACCGCGTCGGGCGCCAGCTTCAGGAAGGCGGACCTGCGGGCGGCCCGCATCGGGGTGCCGAAGTTCCAGTCCGACGATCCCTTTGCCGCGGCCACGAGCTTCGAGGGTGCCGACATGACCTGGTGTCTCTTCGGCGAGGCGGACCTTACGGGGGTTGACCTGCGGAACGCCAACCTGTCCCACGCCCACATGTACGAGACGGAGATGCGCAACGCCCTGCTCGACGGCGCGGACCTGACCGAGGTCCGGCTGAAGCGGCAGACGGTATAA
- a CDS encoding RNA methyltransferase codes for MILTSVQNPRIKAIRALSQRKKRQETGLFFAEGIRLAGEAVQTGAEIETLVVAPELLRSDFGRDTVRCAREDGVEILEVSADVFRSLSGKDGPAGIGVVVRQKWTALDDAGVGRVDSTANGSLGWVILEDVGSPGNLGSILRTCDAVGAAGVILLGTTADPYDPEAVRGSMGAVFAQQVVRSSLEALIQWKHRIGIPVIGTSDAASADFRSATYAPPLLLCLGGEQHGLSDELVNICDTVVRIPMAGRADSLNLAVAAGVMLYEVLSRVRGEG; via the coding sequence ATGATCCTTACCAGTGTGCAGAATCCCCGAATCAAGGCCATCCGCGCCCTCTCGCAGCGCAAGAAACGACAGGAAACCGGTTTGTTCTTCGCGGAAGGCATCCGGCTTGCCGGAGAGGCCGTGCAGACCGGGGCCGAGATAGAGACGCTGGTGGTTGCGCCGGAACTGCTGCGCAGCGATTTCGGGCGGGACACGGTGCGGTGTGCCAGGGAGGATGGCGTCGAAATCCTGGAGGTCAGCGCCGATGTGTTTCGATCGTTGTCCGGGAAAGATGGCCCGGCGGGTATTGGGGTTGTCGTCAGGCAGAAGTGGACGGCGCTCGACGATGCGGGTGTGGGACGCGTCGATTCTACCGCGAACGGCTCGCTCGGCTGGGTGATTCTCGAGGACGTAGGCAGCCCGGGCAACCTGGGTTCGATCCTGCGGACGTGCGACGCCGTGGGCGCGGCGGGGGTCATCCTGCTGGGCACCACGGCGGATCCCTATGATCCGGAAGCCGTCCGCGGGAGCATGGGCGCCGTCTTCGCGCAGCAGGTCGTTCGTTCCTCGCTCGAAGCGCTGATCCAGTGGAAGCACAGGATCGGAATCCCGGTGATCGGCACTTCGGACGCCGCTTCGGCCGACTTCCGGTCAGCGACCTACGCCCCACCCCTCCTCCTGTGCCTGGGCGGCGAGCAGCACGGTCTTTCAGATGAGCTTGTGAATATCTGCGACACCGTGGTGCGCATTCCCATGGCCGGCCGCGCCGATTCGCTGAACCTGGCCGTGGCCGCCGGCGTGATGCTGTACGAGGTGTTGAGCCGGGTGCGGGGCGAGGGCTGA
- a CDS encoding dihydrolipoamide acetyltransferase family protein produces the protein MATEVIMPVLGMTMESGIIVEWMKKEGDSVTEGEVLFNVETDKSVMEVEAKASGTLLKILHGPGDDVPIQQVIAYIGEAGETIAGDGDEGDSSADGGPDGDAGAAKTGAAEAAPEAVQAAGSPQQNGQGAPAATESGGQSGQPGQPARVKISPKARRHARDLGVSIENIVGTGPGGRIVFSDVEAFASQAGAASAPVPVPAAAAASTATPATPPAPAGPGSKRVQRRAPLSGLRKVAATRLAESASTIPHFYLTMDVDMTRLAGLREQLIAYGEKRGLARVSVNDLIIKAAGIALRSFPAVNASLEGSEVVEYADVNVGFAVALDDGLVVPVVAAADQKSVFEIAAVTRSLGEKARGRGLGPEDYGYGTFTISNLGMYGVDQFTAIINPPEAAILAVGQVKDTTVAVDGKVEIRAMMSITLSSDHRLIDGAVAGQFLAHLRDVLEQPLELLIGQDGM, from the coding sequence ATGGCCACTGAAGTCATCATGCCCGTACTCGGCATGACCATGGAATCCGGAATCATCGTGGAGTGGATGAAAAAGGAAGGCGATTCCGTCACGGAAGGCGAGGTGCTGTTCAACGTCGAAACGGACAAGAGCGTGATGGAGGTGGAGGCCAAGGCTTCCGGCACGCTGCTCAAGATACTGCACGGTCCGGGAGACGACGTTCCCATTCAGCAGGTCATCGCATACATCGGCGAAGCGGGTGAGACGATCGCCGGGGACGGAGATGAAGGCGACAGCAGCGCGGATGGAGGCCCTGACGGTGACGCGGGTGCCGCGAAGACAGGCGCCGCTGAGGCAGCGCCGGAAGCCGTCCAGGCCGCCGGATCTCCCCAACAGAACGGTCAAGGCGCGCCGGCCGCCACCGAATCAGGCGGACAGTCTGGCCAGCCTGGGCAGCCCGCCCGCGTCAAGATTTCGCCCAAGGCGCGCCGCCACGCGCGGGACCTCGGTGTTTCGATCGAAAACATCGTGGGGACGGGACCTGGCGGACGGATCGTATTCTCCGACGTAGAGGCCTTCGCCTCCCAGGCCGGTGCGGCATCGGCTCCGGTGCCAGTTCCCGCAGCGGCCGCGGCATCCACGGCAACACCCGCGACTCCCCCGGCGCCAGCCGGCCCGGGTTCGAAACGCGTCCAGCGCCGCGCCCCGCTCAGCGGACTGCGCAAGGTCGCCGCGACGCGACTGGCCGAAAGCGCGTCGACCATTCCCCACTTCTACCTCACCATGGACGTGGACATGACCCGCCTCGCCGGGCTTCGTGAACAGCTGATCGCCTACGGTGAGAAACGCGGCCTGGCCCGGGTCTCCGTGAACGACCTGATCATCAAGGCCGCGGGCATCGCCTTGCGGTCCTTTCCCGCGGTCAACGCCTCCCTCGAAGGCAGCGAGGTCGTGGAGTATGCGGACGTGAACGTGGGCTTCGCCGTCGCCCTTGACGACGGACTGGTCGTACCCGTCGTGGCAGCCGCCGATCAGAAATCGGTCTTCGAGATCGCCGCGGTGACCAGATCTCTGGGCGAGAAGGCCCGCGGACGCGGTCTCGGCCCCGAAGACTACGGTTACGGCACCTTCACCATCTCCAATCTCGGCATGTACGGCGTAGACCAGTTCACGGCCATCATCAACCCGCCGGAAGCGGCCATCCTCGCCGTGGGGCAGGTCAAGGACACCACCGTCGCGGTGGACGGCAAGGTCGAGATCAGGGCCATGATGTCAATCACCCTTTCCTCCGACCACCGGCTCATCGACGGCGCGGTCGCCGGACAGTTCCTGGCCCACCTCAGGGACGTCCTCGAGCAGCCGCTCGAACTCCTGATCGGGCAGGACGGGATGTGA
- a CDS encoding fumarylacetoacetate hydrolase family protein, with product MKLVTYGGSGQERIGAVVGDEIVDLRSADESLPGTVLGVLEADALGDVAGAVESGAGARTPLDGARLASPIPRPPKIVCVGLNYLDHATEQNVPLPEHPLLFSKATSSVVGPYDDVVLPTESEQVDYEVELAVVIGKTATAVSEADAYAYIAGYTVANDVSARDIQFRQQQWHQGKSYDTFCPMGPWLVTKDEIPDPNTLAVKLTLNGEVLQDSNTDNLIFNVPTLVSRISNAMTLLPGDVISTGTPAGVGVFRDPKILLKAGDYMETYVEGIGTLKNHVR from the coding sequence ATGAAGCTTGTGACCTATGGAGGCAGCGGACAGGAACGGATCGGCGCCGTTGTCGGCGATGAGATCGTCGATCTGCGGTCCGCCGACGAATCGCTGCCCGGTACCGTTCTCGGCGTGCTGGAAGCGGATGCCCTCGGGGACGTAGCAGGGGCGGTGGAAAGCGGCGCCGGTGCACGGACGCCCCTGGACGGCGCGCGGCTGGCGTCTCCCATACCCCGGCCGCCCAAGATCGTCTGTGTCGGGCTCAACTACCTCGATCATGCGACGGAGCAGAATGTGCCGCTGCCCGAGCACCCGCTGCTCTTCTCCAAGGCCACCTCGTCCGTGGTCGGTCCGTACGACGACGTGGTGCTGCCCACGGAAAGCGAACAGGTGGACTACGAGGTGGAGCTCGCCGTAGTCATCGGCAAGACCGCCACCGCCGTGTCCGAGGCGGACGCGTACGCCTACATCGCCGGGTACACGGTGGCCAACGATGTCAGCGCCCGCGACATCCAGTTCCGGCAGCAGCAGTGGCACCAGGGTAAGAGCTACGACACGTTCTGTCCCATGGGTCCGTGGCTGGTTACGAAGGACGAGATCCCCGACCCGAACACGCTCGCCGTGAAACTGACATTGAACGGAGAGGTCCTGCAGGACAGCAACACGGACAACCTCATCTTCAACGTACCCACCCTGGTGTCGCGCATATCGAACGCCATGACCCTGTTGCCGGGCGACGTGATCTCGACCGGTACGCCCGCGGGCGTGGGCGTGTTCCGCGATCCGAAGATCCTGCTCAAGGCCGGCGACTACATGGAAACCTATGTGGAAGGCATCGGCACGCTGAAGAACCACGTCCGATAG
- a CDS encoding nucleotidyltransferase family protein, with protein MITGLVLAAGRSERMGTLKQLLPFGNVTLIEQVIRMLTRSRLAKDVVVVLGHRAMDIVKRISGLPVRFAYNPDPEGDMVSSIRCGLAYIHPEQAFLVALGDQPLVTAGIVNQLIAEYERRPEGMVLPTYDGKLGHPMIVSPAYREEILFESNQGGLKALRDRHADSVRQVPVDTDAVLFDLDYRGDYEEALRRWREESEPGER; from the coding sequence ATGATCACGGGTCTCGTACTCGCCGCCGGCCGGTCCGAGCGCATGGGGACGCTGAAGCAGTTGCTCCCCTTCGGTAACGTCACGTTGATCGAACAGGTGATCCGGATGCTGACGCGTTCGCGCCTGGCCAAGGACGTCGTCGTGGTACTGGGCCACCGCGCCATGGACATTGTAAAGCGTATCTCCGGGCTGCCGGTCCGTTTTGCCTACAATCCGGACCCGGAAGGCGACATGGTTTCCTCGATCCGATGCGGCCTGGCGTACATCCATCCCGAACAGGCATTCCTGGTCGCCCTCGGCGATCAGCCCCTGGTCACGGCGGGGATCGTGAACCAGTTGATTGCCGAATACGAGCGGCGTCCCGAAGGCATGGTACTTCCGACGTATGACGGAAAGCTGGGCCATCCCATGATCGTATCGCCCGCGTATCGGGAAGAAATCCTGTTCGAGTCGAATCAGGGCGGTTTGAAAGCGTTGCGCGACCGGCACGCCGATAGCGTGCGCCAGGTGCCCGTGGATACGGACGCGGTACTGTTCGACCTGGACTACCGTGGCGATTATGAAGAGGCGCTGCGAAGATGGAGGGAGGAATCCGAACCCGGTGAGCGCTAA
- a CDS encoding SUMF1/EgtB/PvdO family nonheme iron enzyme, which translates to MSVASPEKATNDADGASLVLVPEGAFTMGSGRKAVQALWHGMGWDQKWFDHQVGGNRWIGELHEHDVEISAFWMYEEPVTIGQYHAFMEDTEREAPVDQDIHGPWNSAWSDGAPVPGSEPLPVSSVSWEDACAYCAWAGGRLPTEAEWEYAARGPEGRVFPWGNTWIEDICRCANEISGRHFTDNDEWKEWLNGGGSRNKDGSYDNPCWLSEHVAQLEGPRPALDYPGDRTWCGVSGMAGLVREWCSDWYDPDYYPESPRKNPQGPENPSKHPCRAMRGGAWLCAAYQCRGAQRLFYPPDTRNTNDHGLRCVIDV; encoded by the coding sequence ATGAGTGTCGCTTCCCCCGAAAAGGCGACGAACGATGCAGACGGTGCGTCCCTGGTTCTGGTCCCCGAAGGTGCATTTACGATGGGATCGGGCCGTAAGGCCGTGCAGGCGCTCTGGCATGGCATGGGATGGGACCAGAAGTGGTTTGATCATCAGGTCGGCGGGAATCGCTGGATCGGCGAGTTACACGAGCACGATGTCGAGATCAGTGCTTTCTGGATGTATGAGGAACCGGTCACCATCGGACAGTACCACGCGTTCATGGAAGATACAGAGAGAGAAGCGCCGGTCGATCAAGATATCCATGGTCCATGGAACAGTGCGTGGTCCGATGGGGCGCCTGTCCCGGGGAGCGAACCGCTTCCGGTCAGTTCGGTGAGTTGGGAAGACGCATGCGCCTATTGCGCCTGGGCGGGCGGCCGTCTGCCTACGGAAGCGGAATGGGAATACGCGGCGCGGGGCCCCGAAGGACGCGTCTTTCCCTGGGGAAACACGTGGATCGAAGATATTTGCCGATGTGCCAACGAAATTTCCGGTCGTCATTTCACCGATAACGATGAATGGAAGGAATGGCTTAACGGCGGCGGGTCCCGTAACAAGGATGGTTCTTACGACAACCCCTGTTGGCTTTCCGAACACGTCGCACAGCTTGAAGGTCCCAGGCCGGCCCTGGACTATCCCGGTGATCGTACCTGGTGTGGCGTTTCAGGCATGGCGGGGCTTGTCCGGGAGTGGTGCAGCGACTGGTACGATCCCGACTACTATCCCGAAAGCCCCAGAAAGAACCCGCAAGGACCGGAGAATCCGTCGAAGCATCCCTGTCGCGCCATGCGGGGCGGAGCGTGGCTCTGTGCCGCGTATCAATGCAGAGGGGCGCAGCGACTTTTCTATCCTCCGGATACAAGAAACACGAACGATCATGGGCTTCGATGTGTCATTGATGTGTAG
- a CDS encoding D-glycerate dehydrogenase, whose product MSANVLVTRRIPDESIRMLEAACGVVDVNPHDRALTRDEFLEAVRGRDGLLCLLTEDIDDEVLDISPGLRGVAIYAVGYNNIDVDACTRRGIPVSNTPGVLTDTTADIAWALIFATARRVAEGDRFVREGRFTGWGPLLMLGSDVTGKTLGIVGGGRIGTATARRAAGFSMSVVYTSRRRNATIECTGARYLPLDDLLRESDFVSLHVPLTLETTHLISARELDLMKPTAYLINTTRGPVVDEKALVQALRDGVIAGAGLDVFEREPELEPGLADLENVVMLPHVGSGTVATRIRMGNMAAANLIAMVNGADPPNCVNPEWKRYRI is encoded by the coding sequence GTGAGCGCTAACGTACTCGTTACCCGGCGCATCCCCGATGAATCCATCCGGATGCTGGAAGCGGCCTGCGGGGTGGTGGACGTCAACCCCCACGACCGGGCGTTGACCCGCGATGAATTCCTCGAGGCGGTTCGGGGCCGCGACGGGCTGCTCTGCCTGTTGACGGAGGACATCGACGACGAGGTACTGGACATTTCTCCCGGGCTTCGGGGCGTAGCCATCTACGCGGTCGGGTACAACAATATCGACGTGGATGCCTGCACGCGGCGGGGTATTCCGGTGTCCAACACGCCGGGCGTGCTGACCGACACGACCGCCGACATCGCCTGGGCGCTCATTTTCGCCACGGCCCGGCGCGTGGCGGAAGGGGACCGGTTCGTGCGGGAAGGACGGTTTACTGGCTGGGGACCCCTGCTGATGCTGGGCAGCGACGTAACGGGCAAGACGCTCGGCATCGTGGGGGGCGGACGCATCGGCACGGCCACGGCCCGGCGTGCCGCGGGTTTTTCCATGTCCGTGGTTTATACGAGTCGCAGACGCAATGCGACCATCGAGTGTACGGGCGCGCGGTATCTCCCGCTGGACGATCTGCTCAGGGAATCGGATTTCGTGTCCCTCCACGTGCCGCTTACGCTCGAGACCACCCACCTCATTAGCGCCCGAGAGCTGGACCTGATGAAGCCCACGGCCTACCTCATCAATACCACGCGGGGACCCGTGGTCGACGAAAAGGCCCTGGTGCAGGCCTTGCGAGACGGCGTCATCGCGGGCGCGGGACTCGACGTATTCGAGCGGGAACCCGAACTGGAACCGGGGCTCGCGGACCTGGAGAACGTGGTCATGCTGCCCCATGTCGGCAGCGGTACGGTCGCCACGCGCATCCGGATGGGGAACATGGCTGCCGCCAACCTGATCGCCATGGTCAACGGCGCGGACCCGCCGAACTGCGTGAACCCGGAATGGAAGCGGTATCGGATCTGA
- the rfbA gene encoding glucose-1-phosphate thymidylyltransferase RfbA: protein MKGIILAGGHGLRLYPQTVAVSKQIIPIFDKPMIYYPLSVLMMANIREILVISSPEHVDLYRKLFGDGSALGMHFEYAVQPAPEGVAQAFLIGESFIGDEPCALIFGDNFFHGSSLSEMVERAAGHKEGGLVFACYVKEPERYGVVEFDARQRAVNIEEKPRHPRSNYAVTGLYFYDNEVVSIAKTLRPSGRGELEITDVNNIYLRRGKLTVERFDEGIVWMDTGTPESLLEASNFVQAIEHRQGLKIGCVEEIAYRKGYIGRDQVLRIGNLVEDNPYCEYLRRLCGPGGPGGQVE, encoded by the coding sequence ATGAAGGGCATCATTCTCGCGGGCGGACACGGGTTGCGTCTCTACCCGCAGACCGTCGCCGTTTCGAAGCAAATCATTCCCATCTTCGACAAGCCGATGATCTACTATCCGCTGTCTGTGCTCATGATGGCGAATATCCGGGAAATCCTGGTCATCTCCTCCCCCGAGCACGTCGACCTGTACCGAAAGCTCTTCGGAGACGGAAGCGCGCTCGGGATGCACTTCGAATATGCCGTGCAACCTGCGCCCGAGGGGGTGGCGCAGGCCTTTCTGATCGGTGAATCGTTCATCGGGGATGAACCCTGTGCCCTGATTTTCGGCGACAACTTCTTCCACGGAAGCAGCCTGTCCGAGATGGTCGAAAGGGCTGCGGGGCACAAAGAGGGAGGACTGGTGTTCGCCTGCTACGTCAAGGAACCCGAACGGTACGGCGTGGTCGAATTCGACGCACGGCAACGCGCCGTCAATATCGAGGAAAAACCCCGTCATCCCCGGTCCAACTACGCCGTCACCGGATTGTACTTCTATGACAACGAGGTCGTTTCCATCGCGAAAACACTGCGCCCGTCCGGGCGCGGCGAACTCGAGATCACCGACGTCAACAACATCTATCTCCGCAGGGGAAAACTGACGGTGGAGCGCTTCGACGAAGGGATCGTCTGGATGGATACCGGCACGCCGGAAAGTCTCCTGGAAGCGAGCAACTTCGTCCAGGCCATTGAGCACCGGCAGGGACTGAAGATAGGCTGCGTCGAGGAGATCGCCTACCGGAAGGGGTACATCGGCCGGGACCAGGTGCTCAGGATCGGAAACCTTGTGGAAGATAACCCGTATTGCGAGTACCTGCGCCGCCTATGCGGTCCGGGCGGTCCGGGCGGTCAGGTCGAATGA
- a CDS encoding phytanoyl-CoA dioxygenase family protein, with the protein MTLNDQQIAAFHESGYLFFAGLLDEQEVRALKDAVPDVLSRQGPEVVREKDDPTAARLAFGAHTYSEPFERLARLPRLMDPVRQLLGDEVYLHQTRMNPKQGFGSGASWTWHQDFPSWYKVDGMPEPNCIMASVFIDDCTPVTSPLLIIPGSHRWGLLDSELHEDAKGRGYDLFHIDRPTLQHLADENGIEPLIGPAGSVALIHSNIVHGSADNVSPWRRAIFYLIYNAVGNACTREVRPWYQNNRDFTPLVPIGDDELRDFGGELREIG; encoded by the coding sequence ATGACGCTTAACGACCAGCAGATCGCCGCTTTTCACGAATCGGGTTACCTGTTTTTCGCGGGGTTGCTTGACGAACAGGAAGTGAGGGCGCTAAAGGACGCGGTACCGGATGTGCTCAGCCGGCAGGGACCGGAGGTGGTGCGGGAGAAGGACGACCCCACGGCCGCCCGGCTGGCCTTCGGAGCGCATACCTACTCCGAGCCCTTCGAACGATTGGCGCGGCTTCCCCGCCTGATGGACCCGGTCCGCCAGTTGCTGGGAGACGAGGTCTATCTCCACCAGACCCGCATGAATCCCAAGCAGGGCTTCGGGAGCGGGGCGTCGTGGACCTGGCACCAGGATTTCCCGTCATGGTACAAGGTCGACGGCATGCCCGAGCCGAATTGCATCATGGCGTCGGTATTCATCGACGACTGCACGCCCGTTACTTCGCCGCTGCTGATCATTCCGGGTTCCCACCGGTGGGGCCTGCTGGACTCTGAACTGCACGAGGACGCGAAGGGCCGCGGTTACGATCTGTTCCACATCGACCGGCCGACGCTGCAGCACCTGGCCGACGAGAACGGCATCGAACCGCTGATCGGCCCGGCGGGCTCGGTCGCCCTGATCCACAGCAACATCGTCCACGGATCGGCCGACAACGTCTCGCCCTGGCGACGGGCCATCTTCTACCTGATCTACAACGCCGTCGGCAACGCCTGCACGCGCGAGGTGAGGCCGTGGTACCAGAACAACAGGGACTTCACGCCTCTGGTACCGATCGGGGACGACGAGTTGCGGGACTTTGGAGGAGAATTGCGTGAAATCGGCTGA